Proteins encoded in a region of the Panicum hallii strain FIL2 chromosome 3, PHallii_v3.1, whole genome shotgun sequence genome:
- the LOC112887396 gene encoding uncharacterized protein LOC112887396: MGSEKGGTKVIGGGGGAGGIFNLFDWKRKSRKKLFSNSPEGAKLVRRSEETLPSGRLQLVDDDEGIGVTSFKGSSDYSCASSVTDEEGREMKAPGVVARLMGLDALPTSGVPEPYCTPFRDTRSFRDNQSLKRSPEYSMNDQFSYVPRRVDGYMRKPLDFRAQKMPSSPIERFQIEALPPRSAKPLPMSHHRLLSPIKNPGFSSARNAAQIMEEAAKILQPRAQSSSREKICSFSPARIPLRVSEPRESISASQRTVSQRAQSSRNTPELPDVRFSRGQQMSRSWNSEEDIVIFRPSIDSYEINNPSCSKNNKGKSISLAVQAKNNVQKREGASSGRNSGVQKEHDDHRTNQPFRSQSNHQRNKQQKKASSSGTSSPVLRQNSQKQNSLVTRGKVAPNKSVSTQQGRKVMAGDSFSGKIKNGSKVSKGGGRKDIVESITGDREGSSSNNKDFPQKKRLIERNSTNEKGTFVPEKTVGKLQKQVQPNVVMDEHIKWDKESKDTTDVVSFTFTSPLVKPSAGPSRLAGKWDSRSNFNLDAGCDKDDSDSKTEGPSSVGLNFVNGDALSLLLEKKLKELTSKIDPSITFTRGDTFTAATFNLEEAPSSSCSNWGSESGVFDCSPSEVKPSQYDYCPSAQSSTKGQIFRGSKLKVEEPEECSSISNARKEQEHEDLSPLSVLEPTFLSESCWSSECLGSSDGSKVVYSSSSEVKTIPRNFLMNPPSVDIEAKTTDSASSASVDTSDISDVTQCSKKSRRTELEYVEDVLSNVNLTTDELASLFVNQDGSALDPLLFEKVENMHVYTQGKEPLGRRGYRRLLFDCVNECLETRRGTYFRAGYAAWSKGVASLSRGVETEVCNEITSWKSMGEWVEDELVDKDMSSGLGTWVDFRVEAFEAGEEVESEILSSLLDEVIGDMAVRRPQECKFVI, translated from the exons ATGGGGTCGGAGAAGGGTGGAACGAAGGTtattggcggcggcggaggtgctgGTGGGATCTTCAACCTGTTCGACTGGAAGCGCAAGTCGCGCAAGAAGCTGTTCTCCAACTCGCCAG AGGGCGCCAAGCTGGTCAGGAGAAGTGAAGAAACCTTGCCATCCGGGCGTCTCCAGTTG GTTGATGACGACGAGGGGATTGGTGTCACAAGCTTCAAGGGGAGCAGTGACTACAGCTGTGCTTCTTCAGTGACAGATGAGGAAGGGCGTGAGATGAAGGCGCCTGGTGTGGTGGCCAGGCTCATGGGCTTGGACGCCCTGCCCACCTCAGGTGTTCCAGAACCATACTGCACACCATTCCGTGACACAAGATCGTTCAGGGACAACCAAAGCCTCAAGAGGAGTCCTGAGTACTCCATGAATGACCAGTTCAGTTATGTTCCTCGAAGAGTTGATGGTTATATGAGGAAGCCATTAGATTTCAGAGCACAGAAGATGCCAAGCAGCCCGATTGAAAGGTTCCAGATAGAAGCATTGCCACCGAGGTCCGCAAAGCCCCTACCAATGTCTCATCACAGACTGTTGTCTCCCATCAAGAATCCAGGATTCAGTTCAGCGAGGAATGCTGCTCAGATCATGGAGGAAGCAGCCAAGATTCTTCAGCCCAGGGCGCAATCCAGTTCTAGGGAGAAAATCTGCTCATTCAGCCCAGCTCGAATTCCTTTGAGGGTTTCGGAGCCAAGAGAAAGCATATCTGCTTCtcagaggactgtatctcagagAGCACAGTCGTCCAGGAACACTCCTGAGCTGCCAGATGTGAGGTTCTCCAGAGGGCAGCAGATGAGCCGGAGCTGGAACAGTGAAGAAGATATTGTCATATTCAGACCATCGATTGATTCTTATGAGATTAACAATCCTAGTTGTTCAAAGAACAACAAGGGAAAGTCTATTTCTTTGGCAGTCCAAGCAAAGAACAATGTGCAGAAGAGGGAAGGCGCAAGTTCTGGGAGGAATTCAGGAGTACAGAAAGAGCATGATGACCATAGAACAAACCAACCTTTTAGGAGTCAGTCTAATCACCAGAGAAACAAGCAGCAAAAGAAGGCATCATCATCTGGCACTTCGTCCCCTGTCCTTCGGCAAAATAGTCAGAAACAGAATTCTCTAGTGACCAGAGGCAAGGTAGCACCGAACAAATCTGTCTCAACGCAGCAAGGCAGAAAGGTGATGGCAGGAGATTCGTTTTCTGGGAAGATCAAGAATGGAAGCAAGGTATCTAAAGGTGGTGGGAGAAAAGACATTGTGGAAAGCATAACTGGCGATAGGGAAGGATCATCATCAAACAACAAGGACTTCCCACAAAAGAAACGTTTGATCGAGAGGAACTCCACCAATGAGAAGGGTACATTTGTTCCTGAAAAAACAGTGGGTAAACTTCAGAAGCAGGTTCAACCTAATGTTGTTATGGATGAGCACATTAAGTGGGACAAGGAAAGTAAAGACACTACAGATGTTGTGTCATTTACCTTTACCTCACCCTTGGTCAAACCATCAGCAGGACCCTCCAGGTTGGCGGGTAAATGGGACTCAAGAAGCAATTTCAATCTGGATGCAGGATGTGATAAAGATGATTCAGATAGTAAGACTGAAGGGCCGTCATCTGTGGGTCTGAACTTTGTAAATGGTGATGCCTTGAGCCTTCTCCTAGAAAAGAAGCTGAAGGAGCTAACATCAAAAATTGATCCATCCATCACCTTCACTAGGGGTGACACATTTACGGCTGCTACTTTTAACTTGGAGGAAGCACCAAGCTCTTCCTGCAGCAATTGGGGCTCAGAAAGCGGAGTATTTGACTGTAGCCCTTCTGAAGTCAAACCTTCTCAATATGATTATTGCCCATCAGCCCAGTCATCTACGAAAGGCCAGATTTTTCGTGGCAGTAAATTAAAG GTTGAGGAACCAGAAGAATGCAGCAGTATAAGTAATGCAAGGAAGGAACAGGAGCATGAAGATTTGAGTCCCCTCTCCGTGCTTGAACCCACCTTTCTAAGCGAAAGTTGCTGGTCTTCCGAGTGTTTAGGCAGCAGCGATG GAAGTAAGGTGGTGTATTCATCTTCTTCTGAAGTTAAGACTATCCCACGGAATTTCTTGATGAATCCACCATCAGTTGACATTGAGGCAAAGACTACAGACTCAGCCTCTTCCGCATCAGTAGATACTTCAGATATCTCAGATGTCACCCAATGTTCGAAGAAATCAAGACGCACAGAGCTGGAGTATGTTGAAGATGTGCTAAGCAACGTCAACTTGACAACAGATGAACTAGCGTCACTCTTTGTCAATCAGGATGGATCAGCCTTGGACCCGCTCCTCTTTGAGAAAGTGGAGAATATGCATGTATATACACAAGGGAAAGAGCCTCTTGGTCGTCGAGGCTACCGGCGGCTGTTGTTCGACTGCGTAAATGAGTGCCTGGAGACAAGACGCGGTACCTACTTCCGGGCAGGATATGCAGCATGGAGCAAAGGGGTGGCATCGCTGAGCAGGGGCGTAGAGACCGAAGTCTGCAACGAGATCACCAGCTGGAAGAGCATGGGGGAATGGGTGGAGGATGAGCTTGTCGACAAGGACATGAGCAGCGGGCTGGGCACGTGGGTCGATTTCCGGGTGGAGGCGTTTGAGGCCGGCGAGGAGGTGGAGAGCGAGATACTGAGCTCCCTGCTCGACGAGGTGATCGGCGACATGGCCGTGAGACGGCCGCAGGAGTGTAAATTTGTAATTTGA